The sequence AACCCGCTCGACGACATCCGGAACACGCGCAAGCTCGTTTCCGTCTGGCACGACGGAAGGGAGATCCAGCCGCTCGTTGCGTCGGCGTCGGCGCGGTGACCGCGCGGGATCGGTAGCCCCCCGTTTGCGATTCGCAAGTCGGCAAGTGTAGGCTGCGCGCGGAATCGAGCAGCGCGGCGAGATCCTGCCGCTGATCGACAGGGGATACGACATATGAATCCACATCGGACGACGATCCAGGTCGCTTCGATCCTTCTCTTCTCGGCTGGGGTTGCGGTTGCTCAGGCTCCGGGGACGACGGCTCCCCCGCCGGCCGACCAGCCGGCGGCCACCGAACCCACGGTGCCGACGAGCGCGCCGCCAACGACGGAGAGGCGGCAGACCGTGACGGAGGAATTGGTCGTCACCGGGTCCCGCATCCGGCGCAAGGACCTGACCACCCCGGCTCCCGTGACGGTCGTGACCAGGGAGCAGTTCGAGAGCAGCGGCAGGATGACCATCGGCGATTACCTGCAGACGATGCCCGAGCAGGGCAACGCGCCGAACTTCCAGCTCAACACGGGCGGCATCAACTACGGAGCTGACGGCACCACCCGCATCAACCTGCGCAGCCTCGGGATCCAGCGCACGCTCGTGCTGATCAACGGGCGCCGCGTGGTGCCGGGCGGACTCGGCGCCTCCGCGGCGGTGGACCTGAACACCATCCCCACCGAGGCCATCGAGCGGGTCGAGGTGCTGAAGGACGGCGCCTCCGCCGTCTACGGTTCCGACGCCATCGCAGGAGTGGTGAACGTCATCACGCGCCGCAGCTTCAACGGTACCGACCTCGGCGCGCAGTACGGCCTGTCGGGGAAGGGCGACGCGCAGACGTTCGATGCGCACGTCACCACCGGGACCCAGGGCGACACCGCGGGTGCCATCTTCTCGGCGCGCTACTTCAACCAGCGGGACTCCTGGCTGCGCGACCGGAACTGGTCGCAGCAGGCCCTCGACTACGACTACACCGGCGGCGGGGTGACCCCGAGCGGCAGCAGCCGCGTCCCCCAGGGTGCGCTGCGGATTCCCGAGGACCCGAACAACCCCGGTACACCGCTGTGCAACGGCAACCCGTTCTGCACCGCCTTGACCAACACCCTGGGCTGGTCGGTCACCCAGCGCTACATCCGCAACAGCACCTCGTCCGCCGGGTCGACGCCGGTCGTCTGCACGACCGTGCTGGGACAGCCGGAGTGCTTCCGCAAATTCAATACGGCGGCCCCCGACAACAATGGGACCGGCAACGACTTCTACAACTTCGCCGCCCAGAACTATCTCACCATCCCCTCGACGACGATCCAGGGCTTCTCGGCGGGTGAAGTAAAGTTCCCGGTGGCCCGCGGGTACTACGAGCTCTCGTACACGCAGCGCAACTCGACACAGAACGCGGCGCCGATGCCGCTCAACCCCGGCGACTACAACAACATCGTCTACTCCAAGGACAGCGTCTACAACCCCTTCGGCACCGACCTGAGCTTCCTCGGCCGCCGTCTCGTCGAGTTCGGCAACCGCACGTATTCCGAAGACCTGTCCACGTTCCGCGTGGTGACCGGCATCGACGGCACGCTACCTGATGTCTTCGGTCCGGCGCAGGGATGGTTCTGGAACGCGTCCGCAAATTACGGCCGCACCGCGGGCACGTTCACCACCGGTGGATCCTTCCGCAACTCCCGGGTCCAGAGCGCGACGGGGCCGAGCGTGCCCAGCCCGAACGGCCCGGTATGCGTCCAGACGCCCGGCCAAATCAGCACGGAGGTCGCCGGCTGCACCCCGCTCAATCTCCTCGGCGGACCGGGGAGCATCCAGAGCGCGCAGCAGGACTATCTGGGTTTCACGGGCACTTCCCGCGCTTACGATCAGCTCTTCACCGCGGGTGCCGACCTCGCCGGCGACCTGTTCCCGCTCGCCGCGGACCGCCCCGTGTCGCTCGCGCTCGGTTACGAGTTCCGTCACCAGCTCGGCTCGCAGATCGCCGATCCCATCGCCGCCGCGGGTGACTCGGCCGACTTCAACTTCAAGTCGACGAGCGGCGGGTTCCATTCCAACGAAGCGTTCGCTGAGCTGTCGGTGCCAATCCTCGCCAACATGCCCGGTGTCGAAGCGCTCGAGGCAAGCCTGGCGGGTCGGTATGTGAACTACAGCACCTTCGGCGACAAGTTCACCTACAAGCTGGGAGCGCGCTACACGCCCGTGCGCGATTTCACTGTCCGCGGCACCTACTCGACGGCCTTCCGCGCACCCAGCATCTCCGAGCTGTACCTGGGCAACAAGGAAACCGATCCCGCGGCGACAGACCCTTGCGCCGACCTGGGCGCGGCACCCGGGGGCGCCACGGGGCCGGTCGCCACGCGCTGCAGGAGTGGCGGCGTGACTGGCAGCGGCTCGGGCGACACTGGCCTCCAGGAACTCACGCGTACCGGCGGCACCCCGACGCTGCAGCCGGAGACGGCGAGGGCCTTCACTGCCGGCCTTGTGTTCCAGCCGCAGGCGGTGCGCAATCTGACGTTCACCCTGGACTACTTCAACGTCACCATCGACGATGCCATCGGGCTCACCGGCACGGCCAACATCCTGAATGGTTGTTACGTAGGCGGCGTTTCCGAGTACTGCGGCCTCATCGTCCGCAACGCCTCCGGCGGCATCCAGTACGTCAATGACTTCTACGCGAACATCGGCCGTATCAGGACTGGCGGCATCGACTTCGCCGCTCGGTACACGCTGCCCACCGACTTCGGGCGCTTCGCCTTGGGATTCGACGGCAGCTACCTCGCCTTTTACTACATCACCCTCAAGCTGAAGAGCGGCGACGCAAAGATCCCGGGCAAGGACAACTACGACGCCGGCAGCTTCGGCGCGCTGCCGGCATTCAAAGCCACCGCGAGCCTGGACTGGAGCGTGGGCGGCTTCATCGCGGGCCTGACCAGCCGGTTCGTCAGCAGCATGAACGAGTGCGCGAACCCGTACGATCCCTCGACGGCCCAGGGCGGCATCTGCAGCGTCATCAACGTCGATCCCGTCACCGGGACCAGCGTCAGCTCCAACCCGCTCCGGCGGCGGGTGGAATCGTACTACCAGCTGGACGTGCACGCGGGATACACGCTCGCGAGCACGCTGGGGAGGACAACCCTCTTCGCGGGCATCATCAACGTGACCGACAAGCAGCCGCCCTACATCTACAGCGCCGCCTTGGCCAATTCCGACCCCAGCACGTACGACTACATCGGCCGTTACGTGTACGGACGCATCCAGCACCGGTTCTGAGAGGCACGTTGCCGCCGGCGGCGCGGTCGCTCGCGCTGCCGGCGGAATGAGGTCAGTGCGGTAGC comes from Deltaproteobacteria bacterium and encodes:
- a CDS encoding TonB-dependent receptor, producing MNPHRTTIQVASILLFSAGVAVAQAPGTTAPPPADQPAATEPTVPTSAPPTTERRQTVTEELVVTGSRIRRKDLTTPAPVTVVTREQFESSGRMTIGDYLQTMPEQGNAPNFQLNTGGINYGADGTTRINLRSLGIQRTLVLINGRRVVPGGLGASAAVDLNTIPTEAIERVEVLKDGASAVYGSDAIAGVVNVITRRSFNGTDLGAQYGLSGKGDAQTFDAHVTTGTQGDTAGAIFSARYFNQRDSWLRDRNWSQQALDYDYTGGGVTPSGSSRVPQGALRIPEDPNNPGTPLCNGNPFCTALTNTLGWSVTQRYIRNSTSSAGSTPVVCTTVLGQPECFRKFNTAAPDNNGTGNDFYNFAAQNYLTIPSTTIQGFSAGEVKFPVARGYYELSYTQRNSTQNAAPMPLNPGDYNNIVYSKDSVYNPFGTDLSFLGRRLVEFGNRTYSEDLSTFRVVTGIDGTLPDVFGPAQGWFWNASANYGRTAGTFTTGGSFRNSRVQSATGPSVPSPNGPVCVQTPGQISTEVAGCTPLNLLGGPGSIQSAQQDYLGFTGTSRAYDQLFTAGADLAGDLFPLAADRPVSLALGYEFRHQLGSQIADPIAAAGDSADFNFKSTSGGFHSNEAFAELSVPILANMPGVEALEASLAGRYVNYSTFGDKFTYKLGARYTPVRDFTVRGTYSTAFRAPSISELYLGNKETDPAATDPCADLGAAPGGATGPVATRCRSGGVTGSGSGDTGLQELTRTGGTPTLQPETARAFTAGLVFQPQAVRNLTFTLDYFNVTIDDAIGLTGTANILNGCYVGGVSEYCGLIVRNASGGIQYVNDFYANIGRIRTGGIDFAARYTLPTDFGRFALGFDGSYLAFYYITLKLKSGDAKIPGKDNYDAGSFGALPAFKATASLDWSVGGFIAGLTSRFVSSMNECANPYDPSTAQGGICSVINVDPVTGTSVSSNPLRRRVESYYQLDVHAGYTLASTLGRTTLFAGIINVTDKQPPYIYSAALANSDPSTYDYIGRYVYGRIQHRF